CCAGCCCACGTTGCGGCTGCGTGAGCCGGCCCGGTAGCTCCACCAGGAGTAGTGCCCCACGGCCTCGCCGTGGTGGTGCCGGAAGGTGTCCACCAGCCCATCGGCCAAGAAGTCCTTGAACCACTGCCGCTCCTCGGGCGTGTAGCCGGGGCTGTTCTGGTTGGCCTTGGGGTTGTGCAGGTCGATGGCCGTCTGGCAGCAGTTGAAGTCGCCGCCGATGAGCAGCGGCGTGGTGCTGCCATCGGCCCGCAGCCGGGCCACGTAATCGCGGAAAAAGTGCAGCCATTCCACTTTGAAGGCCTGCCGCTCCGGCCCGCTCGTGCCCGAAGGCATGTAGGTGTTCAGCACCGACACGTCCGCAAAATCCAGCCGTAGCACGCGGCCTTCGTCGTCGTAGCAGCTTTGGCCGCAGCCGTGGATGACGGCTTTCGGCGCCACTTTCGTGAACGTGGCCACGCCGCTGTAGCCCGGCTTTTGGGCCGGATGCAGGTAGGCCGCGTAGCCCAGCGCCTCAAAGCCGGAAACGTCCATGGGCTCGCGGCTGGCTTTGATTTCCTGCAGGCACAAGACGTCGGGCGCGGCCTCGGCCACCCAGTCCAGCAAGCCCTTGCTCACCGCCGAACGCAGGCCGTTGACGTTATAAGAGACGATTTTCATTGGTTGATTATGCGGAGGAAAAAGTCCGTCATGCTGAGCGCAGCCGAAGCATGACGTTCTATTGGGTTACAGGTCGTCGCCGGGGTCGAGCGCGAAATACTCCAGCACGTGCCATTTCAGCATGCGCTCCTGCTCCTTCAGGTTGGCAAACGGCACCGGGCGCAGCAGCTTGTAGTGCGGCCAGCCGTCTTCGTCCACGCGCTCCAGCTCGTAGTGCCCGCTGAGGCTGAAGAGCCGGCAGGTGGCGATGTGCATCAGGTCCTGCTTCTGCTCCTTGGTGAAGGTGGTGATGCCCTGGTTCAGCTCCTGAATGCCGATGAGCAGCAGCAGCGCGTTCAAATCGGGCCGCTTGCCGAAACGCTCCTGCATCTCCAGCATCAGGGTTTCCCAGCGGGCTTCGAAGTCTTCTTCGGCCTCGTGGGTTTGGGCGGGGCTTAGGTCCTCGCTCATGCGGCGGGCTCGTTGCCGTGCGCGGCTTTGTGAGCGGCCAGGTCGGCCTGTTCGCCGGCCCGGGCCTCGCTGCCCGCTTCCGCTTTCAGGATTTCCCAGTACTCCACCGCGCGGCGGAAGTGCGGAATCACGATGCTGCCGCCGATGATGTTGGCAATGGCAAACACTTCGTAAATCTCCTCGTCGGTGAGCTTTTCCTCAAAGCACTTGCCCACGTGGTACTTAATGCAGTCGTCGCAGCGCAGCACCATGGAGCAGGCCAGGCCCAACATTTCCTTGGTTTTCACGTCGAGCGCGCCGGCCGCGTAGGTGTTGGTATCGAGGTTGAAAAACCGCTTGATGACTTTGTTGTCGGCCGCCATGATGGTGGCGTTCATCCGCTGGCGGTACTCGTTAAATTCGGTTACTTGAGACATTCGATTGATGTGCTAATTTTTTGATTTGCTGAGTTGCTGGCTATTGTGAGCCATTCAGCGTAGCTTGGGAGCCGTGGCACGAAACAGCCAAAGCGCCCGGCACTGTATGAGTGACCAGAAGGTACAAAGAACGGCCTTTCGTGCCAATCCCCGTAGAATGGCGGCCTTTCCCTATTCAGCCAAAAGCACATCAGCACATCTACCAATCAGCAAATCAATCTATGCTTCGCACCCTGTGGAATGATTTCGTCGGCCTCATCTACCCGCGCCTGTGCCTGGCGTGCCAGGAGCCGCTGGTGTCCGGCGAAAACCACCTCTGCACCGGCTGCCGGGCCGAGCTGCCCTATACCGATTTCCACCGCCTGCCGCCCGACCAAAACCCGCTGGGCCGCCGCTTCTGGGGCAAGCTGCCCATTCGCCATGCCCTGAGCTACCTGCGCTTCGTGCGCCACGGCCGGGTGCAGCATCTGCTGCACGAGCTCAAATACCAGGGCCAGCGCGACGTGGGCACCGCCCTAGGCCAGCTCTACGGGGCCGAGCTGCACGCCGCCGGTCTGGCTGCCGATTTCGACCTGGTGGTGCCCGTGCCGCTGCACCCTAAGAAGCTGGCGAAGCGCGGCTACAACCAGGCCGCAGCATTTGCCTCCGGATTATCCGATGGCCTGAAAGTGCCAGCAGGTATCACCACCCTCCGCCGCAACACCAACACCAAGACCCAAACCAAAAAGAACCGCGCCCAACGCTGGGAAAACGTGGCTACTGTGTTTGAGGTGGAAGACTCCGCACCCATTATTGGTCGCCGCATCCTGGTAGTCGACGACGTGCTCACCACCGGCGCCACCCTCGAAGCCTGCGGCGCCGTGCTGCTGGCGGCCGGCGCGGCCGAGGTCAGCATCGCGACAATCGCCTGCGCCGATAGGTAATCTTCGTCTCCGCATCGGGCAAACAAACAAAAAGGCCGCTCCTGATTCAGGAGCGGCCTTTTTGTTTGCTTGGGCTGAAGCTTACTTGTTCGAGCCGGCGTTAATCATCGCGCAACGGAAACCAATGGTAGCCGTGGCCGAGTCTTCGGCCATGAAGCGGCGCGTGCCGGGCGAGAGCCAGTAGGCCACATCGCGCCACGAACCGCCTTTGTACACGCGCACGTGGTCGTCAATCAAGGACTGGTAGCCTTTCTTGTCGTACTTCTCGGCAGGGTCACCCACGCCGTTGCGACGGAAGGGGTTCAGGTCTTCTACGTCTTGGAACGACAGGGGGCGGTACACGTCCTGCACCCACTCGTTCACGTTGCCGGCCATGTTATACAGGCCGTAGTCGTTCGGCGGGTAGGAGTAGATGTACTCCGTAATCATAGCGCCGTCGTTCAGGCTGCCGGCAATACCGGCGTAGTCGCCGCGGCCGCGCTTGAAGTTGGCCAGGAACTGGCCCTGCTTCTTGCCGTAGGCATTGCGGGTCGATTTGCCATCCCACGGGTAAATGCGCTTCTCTTCTTGGTTTTCGTTGCCCACTTCCTGGGTGCCCACGAGGGCCTGCGCGGCGTATTCCCACTCGGCCTCGGTGGGGAGGCGGTAGTTGGGCAGCGTGTTGCCTTTTTCGATGGAAACACCGCTTTTGCCGTCGGCCAGAGCACCAGCTGCACCCGTGGTTCCTTCGGCACCAGCTGCGGCGCCTTCGCCGGTGGCTTTGTCTTTCTTCTTGCCGAAGAGGCCTTTGCCTCCGCCGGGCTTGGCATCGCCGCCCGAGGCCAGACGCTCGTTTACCTTGGCCGTACGCCAGGTGCAGTAGTCATCGGCCTGCAGCCAGCTCACGCCCACCACGGGGAAGTAGCGGAAGCCGGGGTAACGCAGGTAGTACGTCACGTAGGGGTCGTTGAACGACAGGTCGCGGGCCCACACCGTGGTGTCGGGCAGGGCCGAGCGGTAAAATTCCTCGGCCGAGTCGGCGCGAATGAAGTGCAGGTATTCCAGCCAGTGAATGTTGGCTACCTCGGCTTCGTCCATGTAGAACGAGGCGATGGTCACCGTGCGCTCGATGTTGTCGTGAGTCTGGGTTACGTCCTCTTCTTGCGAACCCAGCACCGTGCGGCCGCCTTCAATGAACACCAGGCCGGGGCCTTCGGGGATTTTCTTGAAGTTGGCGACGGCCATGCCTTTCTCCGTATTATATTCAATACCCGTCGTAGAAGAATATTTACCCGGTTTCTGGGCCGTGGGCGGGCCTTTCTTGCCGCAGCTCGCCAAGACTACCAGGCCAAGCACGGATAGGCGTAGATAATTGGTTAATTTCATAACAAAGTTAAAATGAGTATGGGGCTGAGGAGTTATCTAAGGCAATTAGGACGCAATAATACAAAATATTAGAATGCCGGACAAGGTGCTGCCGGGTAAACTCTTCTTTTTAGGCGACGATGGGCGTTTTCCAATCGGTCAAATGCGCGAAGGGCCAGAGTTAGTTCGTGAGCGCCGCCCAAATCGGCGCTTAGGCGGCTGAGTCCCACGTCATAGCTGTAGCCCAGGCGCAGGCCGCCAGCCTGCACCCCGGCCACCACGGCCAGCACGTGCTGCACATCAACGTTGCCGAGCGGAGAAATATTGCGGTACACCGCCCCCAGCGTGACGGGCGAGGCCGTGACGTAAAGGCCTGTCTCCAAGCGCTGCGAGCCGCCCTGGCGGGTGTAGGCGGCCACGGGCGTGTAGCTCACCTCACGCGTGGCAATGCCCGGCCCGGGCTTGACGGCGAAGAACTTGTAACCCCCCGAAACGCTCAGCAGCAGGGGCAACTCGCTCTGTTGGCGAAAGCCCAGGTTAGGCTGGTTGAGGTGCTGACCCGCCACGCTGAGCCAGAACTGCTCGGTGTAGAGCACGGCACCGGTGCCCAGGCTGAGGTAGTTGGCGGGCGCAAAGTCGAGGGCTTCGGCCGTGGGCCCGGTCACGCTGCCGTCTTCCCGAATCTGGTCGCCAAACACGAAATTGT
This DNA window, taken from Hymenobacter sp. 5317J-9, encodes the following:
- a CDS encoding PorP/SprF family type IX secretion system membrane protein; translated protein: MLQRFLSFSQLLRPALLVSLLGLALGVRGQDVYFSQPFATRLHTNPAFTGLVDDYSVTLSYRNQLPTLAGSFVSTQAAGDLRLNQTGQHHALGLLINQDRAGSVGYTRLEIGGLYAYHTRIKEKLALSGGLRASYGRQRIGYDNFVFGDQIREDGSVTGPTAEALDFAPANYLSLGTGAVLYTEQFWLSVAGQHLNQPNLGFRQQSELPLLLSVSGGYKFFAVKPGPGIATREVSYTPVAAYTRQGGSQRLETGLYVTASPVTLGAVYRNISPLGNVDVQHVLAVVAGVQAGGLRLGYSYDVGLSRLSADLGGAHELTLALRAFDRLENAHRRLKRRVYPAAPCPAF
- a CDS encoding phosphoribosyltransferase family protein, which produces MLRTLWNDFVGLIYPRLCLACQEPLVSGENHLCTGCRAELPYTDFHRLPPDQNPLGRRFWGKLPIRHALSYLRFVRHGRVQHLLHELKYQGQRDVGTALGQLYGAELHAAGLAADFDLVVPVPLHPKKLAKRGYNQAAAFASGLSDGLKVPAGITTLRRNTNTKTQTKKNRAQRWENVATVFEVEDSAPIIGRRILVVDDVLTTGATLEACGAVLLAAGAAEVSIATIACADR
- a CDS encoding exodeoxyribonuclease III: MKIVSYNVNGLRSAVSKGLLDWVAEAAPDVLCLQEIKASREPMDVSGFEALGYAAYLHPAQKPGYSGVATFTKVAPKAVIHGCGQSCYDDEGRVLRLDFADVSVLNTYMPSGTSGPERQAFKVEWLHFFRDYVARLRADGSTTPLLIGGDFNCCQTAIDLHNPKANQNSPGYTPEERQWFKDFLADGLVDTFRHHHGEAVGHYSWWSYRAGSRSRNVGWRLDHWLADAALQPRLAGAGLLPDVVHSDHCPAWVEVM
- a CDS encoding carboxymuconolactone decarboxylase family protein; the protein is MSQVTEFNEYRQRMNATIMAADNKVIKRFFNLDTNTYAAGALDVKTKEMLGLACSMVLRCDDCIKYHVGKCFEEKLTDEEIYEVFAIANIIGGSIVIPHFRRAVEYWEILKAEAGSEARAGEQADLAAHKAAHGNEPAA
- a CDS encoding SUMF1/EgtB/PvdO family nonheme iron enzyme, which encodes MKLTNYLRLSVLGLVVLASCGKKGPPTAQKPGKYSSTTGIEYNTEKGMAVANFKKIPEGPGLVFIEGGRTVLGSQEEDVTQTHDNIERTVTIASFYMDEAEVANIHWLEYLHFIRADSAEEFYRSALPDTTVWARDLSFNDPYVTYYLRYPGFRYFPVVGVSWLQADDYCTWRTAKVNERLASGGDAKPGGGKGLFGKKKDKATGEGAAAGAEGTTGAAGALADGKSGVSIEKGNTLPNYRLPTEAEWEYAAQALVGTQEVGNENQEEKRIYPWDGKSTRNAYGKKQGQFLANFKRGRGDYAGIAGSLNDGAMITEYIYSYPPNDYGLYNMAGNVNEWVQDVYRPLSFQDVEDLNPFRRNGVGDPAEKYDKKGYQSLIDDHVRVYKGGSWRDVAYWLSPGTRRFMAEDSATATIGFRCAMINAGSNK